From Lepus europaeus isolate LE1 chromosome 3, mLepTim1.pri, whole genome shotgun sequence, a single genomic window includes:
- the LOC133755843 gene encoding ubiquinol-cytochrome c reductase complex assembly factor 2 has protein sequence MAASRYRRFLKLCEEWPVDETKRGRDLGAYLRQRVAQAFREGENTQIAEPEACDQMYESLARLHSNYYKHKYPRPRDTSFSGLSLEEYKLILSTDTLEEFKDMNKGMWKKLQEKFASKSPEEKHKAWARALSRPPT, from the exons ATGGCCGCCAGCCGATACCGGCGTTTTCTTAAGCTCTGTGAGGAATGGCCAGTGGACGAGACCAAACGGGGCCGGGACTTGGGTGCTTACCTGCGGCAGCGGGTCGCACAGGCCTTTCGGGAGGGAGAAAACACCCAG ATTGCAGAGCCAGAGGCCTGTGATCAGATGTACGAGAGCTTAGCACGGCTCCATTCCAACTACTACAAACACAAG TACCCTCGGCCCAGAGACACCAGCTTCAGCGGCCTGTCCCTGGAGGAGTACAAGCTGATCCTGTCCACAG ACACCTTGGAAGAGTTTAAGGACATGAACAAAGGCATGTGGAAAAAACTGCAGGAGAAGTTTGCCTCCAAGAGCCCCGAGGAGAAGCACAAGGCCTGGGCGCGGGCCTTATCTCGCCCGCCGACCTAA
- the IP6K3 gene encoding inositol hexakisphosphate kinase 3: protein MVVQDSADAGDSRLGVRLQPFLHQVGGHLSVMTYDEHTVCKPLISREHRFYEALPPAMKRFTPQYKGTITVHLHKDSRGCLSLVAHPLKESREPFKVSPESAAVAKRHPRQHAQWAQSPAESHSLAKLHTHPQVSSLALEDANGNQVEARSFNPWGLHCHQAHLTRLCSEYPENQRHRFLLLENVVSRHTHPCILDLKMGTRQHGDDASEEKKARHVKKCAQSTSGRLGVRVCGMQVYQTDKKYYLCKDKYYGRKLSVEGFRQTLHQFLHDGTRLRTELLEPILSQLQALLSVIKSQSSYRFYSSSLLIIYDGQQLPERPPGSRHPQEASGEARAGPQGGLPRVDIRMIDFAHTTYKGSKDGHTTYDGPDPGYIFGLQNLIGILQDIQEGV, encoded by the exons ATGGTCGTGCAGGACAGTGCGGATGCCGGGGACAGCAGGCTGGGCGTGCGGCTGCAGCCCTTCCTGCACCAGGTCGGGGGGCACCTGAGCGTGATGACGTATGACGAGCACACCGTGTGCAAGCCCCTCATCTCCCGGGAGCACAGGTTCTACGAGGCCCTGCCTCCGGCCATGAAGCGCTTCACCCCGCAGTACAAag GGACCATCACCGTGCACCTCCACAAAGACAGCAGGGGCTGTCTCAGCCTGGTCGCCCACCCACTGAAGGAGAGCCGCGAGCCCTTCAAGGTGTCCCCGGAGTCGGCGGCCGTGGCAAAGCGGCACCCACGGCAGCACGCCCAGTGGGCACAGTCTCCCGCCGAGAG CcacagcctggccaagctccacACCCACCCCCAGGTGTCCTCGCTGGCGCTGGAAGACGCTAACGGGAACCAGGTAGAGGCGAGGAGCTTTAACCCGTGGGGCCTGCACTGCCACCAGGCACACCTGACCCGCCTGTGCTCCGAGTACCCAGAGAACCAGCGGCACC GGTTCCTGCTGCTGGAGAACGTGGTGTCCCGGCACACGCACCCCTGCATCCTAGACCTGAAGATGGGGACGCGGCAGCACGGGGACGACGCCTCCGAGGAAAAGAAGGCCCGGCACGTGAAGAAGTGTGCACAGAGCACCTCGGGCCGCCTGGGCGTGCGGGTCTGCGGCATGCAG GTTTATCAGACGGATAAGAAGTACTATCTCTGCAAAGACAAGTACTACGGGAGAAAGCTCTCGGTGGAGGGCTTCCGACAGACCCTCCATCAGTTCCTGCATGACGGGACCCGCCTGCGCACCGAGCTCCTGGAGCCCATCCTCAGCCAGCTGCAGGCCCTCCTCTCGGTCATTAAGAGCCAGAGCTCCTACCGGTTCTACTCCAGCTCTCTCCTCATCATCTACGATGGACAGCAGCTGCCAGAAAGACCCCCGGGCAGCCGGCACCCTCAGGAAGCTTCAGGGGAGGCCCGGGCCGGCCCTCAGGGCGGTCTCCCCAGGGTAGACATCCGTATGATCGACTTTGCTCACACAACATACAAGGGCTCCAAGGACGGGCACACCACCTACGACGGACCGGATCCTGGCTACATTTTTGGGCTGCAAAACCTCATTGGGATCCTGCAGGATATCCAAGAGGGAGTCTGA